The proteins below come from a single Juglans regia cultivar Chandler chromosome 12, Walnut 2.0, whole genome shotgun sequence genomic window:
- the LOC109011012 gene encoding pleiotropic drug resistance protein 1-like: protein MEGSDLYEVRNSFRVDSSSIWRDKGVQVFSTSFRREDDEEALKWAALERLPTYTRLRKGLLTMSSGQASEIDVEKLGFQERKDLVERLVRDAEVDNEKFLLKLKERIDKVGIQIPTLEVRFEHLKVEADVYVGSRALPSFFNYSINLVEGFLTYLHLLPSRKKHLSILRDVSGIIRPCRLTLILGPPSSGKTTLLLALAGKLDPDLKFSGRVTYNGYDMHEFVPQRTAAYISQHDLHMPEMTVRETLAFSARCQGVGSRHEWLADLSRREKEANIKPDPDIDVFMKAASIEGQKTNVVTDYIIKILGIEVCADTLVGDEMLRGISGGQKKRVTTGEMLVGPAKVLLMDEISNGLDSSTTFQIVNSLRQYIHILNGTAAISLLQPAPETFELFDDIILLSDGQIVYQGPREQILEFFESMGFKCPERKGVADFLQEVTSSKDQKQYWARKDEPYRFITVKEFTAAFHSFHLGRQLEEELATPFDKGSNPSILPNKRYGVTKKELWKACFSREFLLMKRNSFVYIFKLVQLSVMALLSITLFFRTEMHRDTAIDGAVYTGSLFYTLFIVMFNGMSELGLTIFKLPVFYKQRDFQFFPAWAYALPTWIIRIPITLIEVAIWVLMSYYAIGYDPDVKRLFKQYLVLVLLNQVASALFRCIAAVGRNLIVSSTLGSFVLLLLFANGGYVLSRDSIKKWWKWGYWISPLMYGQNAIAVNEFLGKSWRHDVPLLKEPLGLLILKTREFFPHAYWYWISVGALTGFTLLFNFLYTLSLTYLNPVDKPQAVNYEDPEQSSEDDGGTGNSSSQSTNAGEEDEFRRSSSAKRDAAAKATHDKKKGMALPFEPYSLAFDNIVYSVDMPQEMKNQGVNEDRLVLLNGVSGAFRPGILTALMGVSGAGKTTLMDVLAGRKTGGYIEGNIKISGYPKKQETFARISGYCEQNDIHSPHVTVYESLLYSAWLRLSSEIDTETRKIFVDEVMELVELNTLKQAIVGLPGVNGLSIEQRKRLTIAVELVANPSVIFMDEPTSGLDARAAAIVMRTVRNTVDTGRTVVCTIHQPSMDIFEAFDELFLLKRGGGEIYVGPLGWHSSCLIEYFEGIEGVSKIKEGYNPATWMLEVTTPAQESALGVDFAELYKNSELYRRTKVLIQEMSEPAPGSTDLHFSTKFSQPFFTQCVACLWKQRWSYWRNPQYTAIRFLSTAVVAIMFGTMFWDLGSKKSNQLDLLNSLGSMFTAALFLGVQNSGGVQPVVSIERTVYYRERAAGMYSALPYALAQVMVELPYIFSQAVVYGVIVYACMGFERSAAKFFWYLFFMYFTLLYCTFYGMMLVGLTPNYLIASIVSTFFYGIWSLFCGFVVPRTRIPVWWRWYYWGCPLSWTLYGLAATQFGDVKDTLDTGETVEEFFRDFFGFKHDFVGVVAVAIVGFPVLFAFIFAISIKTLNFQKR, encoded by the exons atGGAGGGAAGTGATCTTTACGAAGTAAGAAACAGTTTCCGGGTAGACAGTTCTTCCATATGGAGGGACAAGGGTGTGCAAGTTTTCTCAACATCATTTCGACGAGAAGATGACGAGGAAGCTCTGAAATGGGCTGCACTCGAGAGACTCCCCACTTACACACGTTTGAGGAAAGGTTTACTGACTATGTCCAGTGGTCAGGCCTCTGAAATCGATGTTGAAAAGCTTGGGTTTCAAGAAAGAAAGGATCTTGTTGAGAGATTAGTCAGAGACGCCGAGGTGGATAATGAGAAATTTCTGTTGAAGCTCAAGGAACGCATTGACAA AGTTGGAATTCAGATTCCCACACTTGAAGTTAGATTCGAGCATTTAAAAGTCGAAGCAGATGTTTATGTAGGAAGCAGAGCATTGCCTTCATTTTTCAACTACTCTATCAATTTGGTGGAG GGCTTCTTGACTTATCTTCATCTACTTCCAAGTAGAAAGAAACATCTGTCTATCCTTCGTGATGTTAGCGGAATCATTAGGCCTTGCAG ACTAACATTGATTTTAGGTCCTCCAAGTTCTGGAAAGACCACTCTTCTGTTGGCTTTGGCAGGGAAGCTTGATCCGGATCTCAAG ttcTCTGGGAGGGTGACTTACAACGGATATGACATGCATGAGTTTGTGCCCCAGAGGACGGCAGCCTATATTAGTCAACACGATCTCCATATGCCAGAAATGACTGTGAGAGAAACCTTGGCCTTTTCTGCAAGATGCCAAGGAGTCGGATCTCGTCATG AGTGGTTAGCAGACTTgtcgaggagagagaaagaagccAATATCAAGCCTGATCCTGATATTGATGTCTTCATGAAG GCAGCATCAATAGAAGGCCAGAAGACAAATGTGGTCACAGATTATATTATAAAG ATTTTGGGAATAGAAGTTTGTGCAGACACCTTGGTAGGGGATGAGATGTTAAGAGGCATCTCTGGAGGACAAAAGAAGCGTGTCACAACag gTGAAATGCTGGTTGGACCAGCAAAAGTGCTGCTCATGGATGAGATATCTAATGGGTTGGACAGCTCGACAACTTTTCAAATTGTGAACTCACTCAGGCAATACATTCACATTCTAAATGGAACTGCTGCCATCTCGCTCCTCCAGCCAGCACCAGAGACTTTTGAACTTTTTGATGACATCATTCTCCTCTCTGATGGCCAGATTGTGTACCAGGGTCCCCGTGAGCAAATACTCGAGTTTTTCGAATCCATGGGCTTCAAATGTCCTGAAAGAAAAGGTGTAGCTGATTTTTTGCAAGAG GTAACATCAAGCAAAGATCAGAAGCAATATTGGGCACGTAAAGATGAGCCTTACAGGTTTATCACGGTAAAGGAATTCACTGCTGCATTCCACTCATTCCATCTGGGAAGGCAACTTGAAGAAGAGCTTGCAACTCCATTCGACAAGGGCAGCAACCCATCTATTTTACCAAACAAAAGATATGGTGTTACAAAGAAAGAACTATGGAAGGCCTGCTTCTCAAGAGAATTCTTGCTAATGAAGAGGAACTCATTCGTCTACATATTCAAGCTCGTCCAA CTTTCCGTAATGGCTCTTCTTTCAATAACACTCTTCTTTCGGACCGAAATGCACCGGGACACAGCAATTGATGGGGCAGTTTACACGGGTTCTCTGTTTTACACACTGTTTATTGTCATGTTCAATGGAATGTCAGAGCTTGGCCTGACCATTTTCAAGCTTCCTGTCTTTTACAAGCAAAGGGACTTCCAGTTCTTTCCTGCATGGGCATATGCTCTTCCTACATGGATCATCAGGATCCCTATTACATTGATCGAAGTTGCCATTTGGGTTTTAATGAGCTACTATGCCATTGGATATGACCCAGACGTCAAAAG GTTGTTCAAACAATATCTCGTACTTGTTCTTCTTAACCAAGTGGCTTCTGCATTATTCCGATGTATTGCGGCTGTAGGTAGGAACTTGATTGTTAGTTCCACACTTGGGTCATTTGTGCTGCTGCTGCTTTTTGCAAATGGTGGCTATGTCTTGTCACGAG ACAGCATTAAAAAATGGTGGAAATGGGGTTACTGGATATCACCATTAATGTACGGTCAGAATGCAATAGCAGTGAACGAATTCCTTGGGAAGAGTTGGAGACAT GATGTCCCCTTACTAAAGGAACCACTAGggcttttaattttgaaaactcgAGAGTTCTTTCCTCACGCATACTGGTATTGGATATCAGTTGGGGCACTGACTGGATTCACATTGCTATTCAACTTCCTCTATACTCTGTCTCTTACTTATCTCAACC CTGTTGACAAGCCTCAGGCTGTCAACTACGAAGATCCTGAGCAGAGCAGTGAAGATGATGGTGGAACTGGGAACAGCTCCAGCCAAAGCACCAATGCTG GTGAGGAAGATGAATTTAGGAGAAGTTCATCTGCAAAAAGAGATGCTGCTGCAAAGGCCACTCATGATAAGAAAAAGGGAATGGCTCTTCCATTTGAACCATACTCTCTCGCCTTTGATAACATTGTCTACTCTGTTGACATGCCACAG GAAATGAAGAATCAGGGTGTCAATGAGGATAGATTGGTGCTTTTGAATGGCGTTAGTGGTGCTTTTAGGCCTGGGATTCTCACAGCTCTCATGGGTGTTAGTGGTGCTGGTAAAACCACTTTGATGGATGTGCTAGCCGGACGGAAAACTGGTGGCTATATTGAGGGGAACATAAAGATTTCTGGTTACCCAAAAAAGCAAGAAACATTTGCTCGAATTTCAGGGTATTGCGAGCAAAATGATATTCACTCTCCTCATGTTACTGTCTATGAGTCCTTGCTCTACTCGGCTTGGCTCCGTCTATCCAGTGAAATTGACACTGAAACCAGAAAG aTCTTCGTTGACGAAGTCATGGAGCTGGTGGAATTGAACACATTGAAGCAAGCAATTGTTGGGTTGCCAGGTGTGAACGGTCTTTCCATTGAGCAGCGCAAGAGGTTAACCATTGCGGTGGAGCTAGTAGCAAACCCTTCTGTAATATTCATGGATGAGCCAACTTCAGGGCTAGATGCAAGAGCTGCTGCAATTGTCATGAGAACTGTTAGGAACACCGTTGACACTGGAAGAACAGTTGTTTGTACCATCCATCAGCCTAGCATGGACatttttgaagcttttgatGAG CTATTTCTGttgaagagaggaggaggagaaataTATGTGGGACCCCTGGGTTGGCACTCTTCTTGTCTTATCGAGTATTTTGAG GGAATCGAAGGAGTGAGTAAAATCAAAGAAGGTTATAATCCAGCAACTTGGATGTTGGAAGTAACCACGCCAGCCCAAGAAAGTGCTTTGGGAGTTGATTTTGCCGAATTGTACAAAAATTCAGAACTCTACAG GAGAACCAAAGTACTCATTCAAGAAATGAGCGAACCTGCTCCTGGTTCCACTGACCTCCATTTTTCGACTAAATTCTCACAACCATTCTTCACCCAATGCGTTGCATGCTTATGGAAACAACGTTGGTCGTACTGGCGCAATCCACAATATACTGCCATAAGATTTCTTTCCACAGCCGTCGTAGCCATAATGTTTGGGACAATGTTTTGGGACCTTGGCTCCAAAAA GTCAAACCAATTAGATCTGCTTAATTCATTGGGTTCAATGTTCACTGCCGCTCTCTTCCTTGGGGTTCAAAATTCTGGGGGTGTTCAGCCGGTAGTTTCCATTGAAAGAACAGTCTACTACAGAGAAAGAGCTGCAGGAATGTATTCAGCCTTGCCATATGCCTTAGCACAG GTCATGGTTGAACTCCCATATATCTTTTCACAAGCTGTGGTCTATGGTGTCATAGTTTATGCATGTATGGGATTTGAAAGGAGTGCTGCTAAGTTCTTTTGGTATCTTTTCTTCATGTACTTCACCTTATTGTATTGCACCTTCTATGGGATGATGCTTGTGGGCTTGACACCCAATTACCTCATTGCTTCCATTGTTTCCACCTTTTTTTATGGAATTTGGAGCCTCTTTTGCGGATTTGTGGTCCCAAGAACT AGGATTCCTGTGTGGTGGAGATGGTACTATTGGGGTTGTCCATTATCATGGACCTTGTATGGATTGGCTGCGACACAGTTTGGTGATGTAAAAGACACGCTTGATACAGGTGAAACAGTCGAAGAGttttttagagatttttttggtTTCAAACATGATTTTGTAGGAGTGGTTGCAGTTGCAATCGTTGGGTTTCCCGTGCTCTTTGCGTTCATCTTCGCCATTTCTATTAAGACTTTGAACTTCCAAAAGCGCTGA